In Polaribacter sp. L3A8, a genomic segment contains:
- a CDS encoding D-arabinono-1,4-lactone oxidase, whose amino-acid sequence MKQSKNGVWVSWNENITNNYKSLYKITSEEELQEVVKKSEKIRIFGNKQSSSNIASGTETLIDIKEYNKILSYNDIAQTITVQSGIILGDLIEAVEAKGWCIPCLPDINTITIGGALATGTHGTSGKLLSEYITKCNLILADGSIRKITDKDELMDAVRVSLGVLGIFSEITFKCEPIYTLHVKEGPEDDSVWLPKIEERLKKHDFLRILWLPHTDKGYVITGDKIDPNTEITEDLGPKYLKHRRTASKILYKYSHVFPWITAIANKLLYRGFFSSTKEHKGSLYQATVTKSRGSTLELAEWTIGLDVFPTVFEELKAEINKWSNKSFIHIPMDVRFVYKDKTWLSYAYGKDTVTMGCVSRNAATADTYEAFKSIEKIFLKYGGKPHWAKRFTAKDAELSKVYTKWEDFKYLRRKLDPTNKFLNPYLTEIFNEKTIK is encoded by the coding sequence ATGAAACAAAGTAAAAACGGTGTTTGGGTAAGTTGGAACGAAAATATAACCAATAATTACAAATCTCTTTATAAAATTACTTCCGAAGAGGAATTACAAGAAGTTGTAAAAAAATCTGAAAAAATAAGAATTTTTGGTAATAAACAATCTTCTTCTAATATTGCTTCTGGTACAGAAACTTTAATAGACATTAAAGAGTATAACAAAATTTTATCTTACAATGATATCGCACAAACAATTACTGTTCAGTCTGGTATTATTTTAGGAGATTTAATAGAAGCTGTAGAAGCAAAAGGCTGGTGTATTCCTTGTTTGCCAGATATTAACACAATTACCATTGGTGGTGCTTTAGCTACGGGAACACATGGTACAAGTGGAAAATTACTATCCGAGTACATTACAAAATGCAACCTTATTTTAGCTGATGGTTCTATTCGTAAAATAACAGACAAAGACGAATTAATGGATGCCGTTAGAGTATCTCTAGGGGTTTTAGGTATATTCTCTGAAATTACTTTTAAATGCGAACCTATTTATACTTTACACGTAAAAGAAGGACCAGAAGATGATAGTGTTTGGTTACCTAAAATTGAAGAGCGTTTAAAAAAACACGATTTCTTAAGAATTTTATGGCTTCCTCATACAGACAAAGGATATGTAATTACAGGAGATAAAATAGACCCAAATACAGAAATTACAGAAGATTTAGGTCCAAAATATTTAAAACATAGAAGAACTGCTTCTAAAATATTGTATAAATATTCTCACGTTTTTCCTTGGATAACAGCCATTGCAAACAAACTTTTATACAGAGGCTTCTTTAGCTCTACTAAAGAACACAAAGGCTCCTTATACCAAGCAACGGTTACAAAATCTAGAGGTTCTACTTTAGAACTGGCAGAATGGACCATTGGTTTAGATGTTTTTCCTACAGTTTTTGAAGAACTAAAAGCAGAAATAAATAAGTGGAGCAACAAATCTTTTATTCATATTCCTATGGATGTTCGTTTTGTATATAAAGACAAAACCTGGTTAAGTTATGCCTATGGTAAAGATACGGTTACAATGGGCTGCGTTTCTAGAAATGCAGCTACTGCAGATACGTATGAAGCTTTTAAAAGCATTGAAAAAATATTCTTAAAATACGGAGGAAAACCGCATTGGGCAAAACGTTTTACAGCAAAAGATGCTGAGCTATCTAAAGTCTATACTAAATGGGAAGATTTTAAATATTTGAGAAGAAAATTAGATCCAACCAATAAATTTTTAAATCCGTATTTAACGGAAATATTCAACGAAAAAACAATTAAATAA
- a CDS encoding HAD family hydrolase — translation MTNPKGFLFDFDGVIVNSFESHYSAWTSAFKELFNKEIAPFPKTHAGKSPMIIAEYYCSVICEEKRTEELFFLKDKHLDKYFTVPKLLPGVREFTELLTKEKIPYGIASNATKQFLKNSVHHLNLNFPTVFGVQDYVKPKPAPEAYILLAETLGFKESDFKDIWVFEDSLTGTKAAKAAGMVAIGITTQYTDEELKEAGSVLVFPTLLEAYEYLTKYYF, via the coding sequence ATGACAAACCCTAAAGGATTTTTATTTGATTTTGACGGCGTAATTGTAAACAGTTTCGAAAGTCATTATTCTGCTTGGACCTCTGCTTTTAAAGAATTATTCAACAAAGAAATAGCTCCGTTTCCAAAAACTCATGCAGGGAAATCTCCAATGATTATTGCAGAATATTATTGCAGCGTAATTTGTGAAGAAAAACGCACAGAAGAATTATTTTTTCTAAAAGATAAACATTTAGACAAATACTTTACAGTACCTAAATTATTACCTGGTGTTAGAGAATTTACCGAACTTTTAACCAAAGAAAAAATACCTTACGGAATTGCAAGTAACGCTACAAAACAGTTTTTAAAAAACAGTGTTCATCACTTAAATTTAAATTTTCCAACAGTATTTGGTGTGCAAGATTACGTGAAACCAAAACCAGCACCTGAAGCTTATATTTTACTTGCAGAAACTTTAGGTTTTAAAGAAAGTGATTTTAAAGATATTTGGGTTTTTGAAGATAGTTTAACAGGAACAAAAGCAGCAAAAGCAGCAGGAATGGTTGCTATCGGAATTACCACACAATATACTGATGAAGAACTAAAAGAAGCAGGAAGTGTTTTAGTTTTCCCTACATTGTTGGAAGCTTATGAGTATTTGACAAAATACTATTTTTAG
- the gldA gene encoding gliding motility-associated ABC transporter ATP-binding subunit GldA: MSIKVTSVSKIYKTQNALNNVSFSADKGQIIGFLGPNGAGKSTMMKILTGFIKPNEGEVFVDEIDVLQNPLAAQKTIGYLPEHNPLYADMYVREYLQFHTSIFKVDKNQIEICIEKVGLTAEAHKKINQLSKGYQQRVGLAAAILHNPKVLILDEPTTGLDPNQLVEIRELIKELGKEKTVLFSTHIMQEVEAVCDRVIIIKKGEILVDKKLADLKENNQQVIEVTFDYKIEEQFIKRLKNVVSYKNNYDNTWYITFESEEDMRSKVFDFAQENGLKILSLNTQNKNLETLFREVTA; encoded by the coding sequence ATGTCTATAAAAGTAACATCCGTTTCTAAAATTTATAAAACTCAAAATGCATTAAACAATGTTTCTTTTTCTGCGGATAAAGGTCAAATAATTGGTTTTTTAGGTCCAAATGGAGCAGGGAAATCTACAATGATGAAAATCTTAACCGGCTTTATTAAACCAAATGAAGGAGAAGTTTTTGTTGATGAAATAGATGTGTTACAAAATCCATTGGCAGCACAAAAAACAATTGGTTATTTACCAGAACATAACCCATTGTATGCAGATATGTATGTGCGAGAATATTTACAATTTCATACCTCCATTTTTAAGGTTGATAAAAACCAAATAGAAATTTGTATCGAAAAAGTAGGATTAACTGCTGAGGCACATAAAAAAATCAATCAATTATCTAAAGGATATCAGCAAAGAGTAGGTTTGGCAGCAGCTATTTTACATAACCCAAAAGTGTTAATTTTAGACGAACCTACTACAGGTTTAGACCCAAACCAACTGGTAGAAATTAGAGAACTAATTAAAGAATTAGGTAAAGAAAAAACAGTGTTGTTTTCTACGCATATTATGCAAGAAGTAGAAGCGGTTTGCGATCGAGTAATTATCATTAAAAAAGGAGAAATTCTGGTTGATAAAAAACTAGCAGATCTCAAAGAAAATAATCAACAAGTAATAGAAGTTACTTTCGATTATAAAATTGAAGAACAGTTTATAAAAAGATTAAAAAACGTAGTTTCTTACAAAAACAATTACGACAATACTTGGTATATCACTTTTGAAAGTGAAGAAGATATGCGTTCTAAAGTGTTTGATTTTGCTCAAGAAAATGGCCTGAAAATTTTGAGCTTAAATACACAGAATAAAAACTTAGAAACGCTTTTTAGAGAAGTAACGGCTTAG
- a CDS encoding geranylgeranyl reductase family protein — protein sequence MIFDVAIIGSGPAGASAAFKLAEKGISTVIIEKETLPRYKTCGGAFGLAGRKIMPFDITEVVEKECFNVDVFFDKIDKKFTIQKDEPIITMVMRADFDNFIVKKAQELGVTLLENHKLTDITFKDDITLHTSKGEVKTKFVIAADGALGKTAKFAGWKETRLLIPALEYEVEVNDDDFKRLSKTVRLDFDAIPMGYGWCFPKKNHLSIGVGALRKVKVDFKQCYRDYLVNTLKVTEVISEEMHGFQVPVSLRKDGFVRNNVFLVGDAAGFADPLSAEGITNAILSGNMAAESIIESKLNGELAEKLYNEKLEEHLLPALRSAFKLSKLFYENGTMRNLLIKKYGERICEKMIQIMMGESTYPTDIMKTIKRKLKNAIFS from the coding sequence ATGATTTTTGATGTAGCTATAATAGGTTCGGGGCCAGCAGGGGCTTCTGCAGCTTTTAAATTAGCAGAAAAAGGAATATCAACAGTTATAATAGAAAAAGAAACTTTACCAAGATATAAAACTTGTGGAGGTGCTTTTGGTTTGGCGGGTAGAAAAATAATGCCTTTTGATATTACTGAGGTTGTAGAAAAAGAATGTTTTAATGTTGATGTTTTTTTTGATAAAATTGATAAAAAATTTACCATTCAAAAAGACGAGCCTATCATTACCATGGTGATGCGTGCAGATTTCGATAATTTTATTGTTAAAAAAGCACAAGAATTAGGAGTTACATTATTAGAAAATCATAAACTTACAGATATTACTTTTAAAGATGATATCACTTTACATACTTCTAAAGGAGAGGTAAAAACCAAATTTGTAATTGCTGCTGATGGTGCTTTAGGTAAGACTGCAAAATTTGCAGGATGGAAAGAAACACGTTTGTTAATACCTGCATTAGAATATGAAGTTGAGGTAAATGATGATGATTTTAAAAGACTGTCTAAAACCGTTCGTTTAGATTTTGATGCCATTCCTATGGGATATGGTTGGTGTTTTCCAAAGAAAAATCACTTATCTATAGGGGTTGGAGCATTACGAAAAGTAAAGGTCGATTTTAAACAGTGTTACAGAGATTATTTAGTGAATACTCTAAAGGTAACAGAAGTTATTAGCGAAGAAATGCATGGTTTTCAAGTGCCAGTTTCTTTAAGAAAAGATGGTTTTGTAAGAAATAATGTTTTTTTAGTGGGAGATGCTGCTGGTTTTGCAGACCCGTTATCTGCAGAAGGAATTACAAATGCTATTCTTTCTGGTAATATGGCAGCAGAATCAATCATTGAAAGTAAATTGAATGGTGAATTAGCTGAGAAATTATACAATGAAAAGTTAGAAGAGCATCTTTTACCTGCGCTAAGATCTGCCTTTAAATTGTCTAAATTGTTTTATGAAAACGGAACAATGAGAAATCTTTTGATTAAAAAATATGGTGAAAGAATCTGTGAAAAAATGATTCAGATTATGATGGGAGAGAGTACCTACCCAACAGATATCATGAAAACGATAAAAAGGAAACTAAAAAACGCTATTTTTTCATAG
- a CDS encoding outer membrane beta-barrel protein, translating into MKNIVLLAIFMVTLCANAQVKLTGVVKDSIGESLEMANVLAIDKVTNKIASYGFTDTKGFYKLNVEKNTTILLKISYVGMKSSDFTIETKSEDIVTNAMLAFDNALDGINIVSKMPVTIKGDTIVYNADSFKNGSERKLEDVLKKLPGVEINDDGEIEVEGKKVEKIMVDGKDFFDGDTKLATKNIPSNALDKIEVLRNYADVSQLSGVQNNQDRVAINIKLKEGKKNFWFGDITAGSGNAPDETLYLLQPKLFYYSPKYTINVIGDVNNMGEVVLSRRDVRNFSGGFRSQSPSNGTNLSLADAGIGFLTANARNANRIETKLTALNFSYSPNKKLDLSGFLIFSSNSNGQKRINDIDYFDIADDPNTSADETSIIPDDLVENLTDQTSNTGLFKFSANYKQNTRKQFNYDVIGRFSNEFRTDAVNSRVLSDINESERSTPYKINQNFSYFYTANEKNIFALEAQHLLQDEDPFYVASLENDSSNNNDVDKDGFDDAAFSLGLDRTNLFYKLEQDRKVKSNQLDVKLDYYNILNDKSNLNFVLGTIQSKQNFDSKFFQILDDESIVDPTPTIPGNTDPRTTNDTEYTFSDLYAGLRYRLKAGIFTFTPGFTLHAYNVKNTQYQTEIFEDKFDKIFPELSIIAQFKQSESLRFSYKQEVNFTDVNKLARGIVANSYNSFYYGNEELNNAHLHNVNLNYSSFNLFNYTNVFARINYKKTIDQINTNANFEPASVVSSSTSLNSPFDNESFSASGRVGKTFNKIKTSLSANYSYSKSYQFLNSIENTNKLNSQSYNASIGTNFTKAPNVTFNYRLSLSDQDNSARAEIVKGVTNAPSISFDAYVWNSLTVRSDFSFNEVKQNGNIANSYKILDLTLAYRKDKDAKWEYELVGSNLLATGSTTSFNYGLTSNSINETFILPRFISLRVKYQL; encoded by the coding sequence ATGAAAAACATAGTACTACTCGCCATTTTTATGGTTACACTTTGTGCAAATGCGCAAGTAAAATTAACTGGTGTTGTTAAAGACAGTATAGGGGAGTCTTTAGAGATGGCAAATGTATTAGCAATTGACAAGGTTACTAATAAAATAGCATCTTATGGTTTTACAGATACTAAAGGTTTTTATAAATTAAATGTAGAAAAAAACACCACTATTTTACTGAAAATAAGTTATGTAGGTATGAAGTCGTCGGACTTTACTATTGAAACAAAGTCTGAAGATATTGTAACAAATGCAATGCTTGCTTTCGATAATGCTTTAGATGGAATAAATATTGTGTCTAAAATGCCCGTTACTATAAAGGGAGATACCATTGTTTATAATGCGGATTCTTTTAAAAATGGATCAGAACGAAAACTAGAAGATGTTTTAAAGAAATTACCTGGTGTAGAAATTAATGATGATGGTGAAATAGAGGTTGAAGGAAAAAAAGTAGAAAAAATTATGGTTGATGGTAAGGATTTTTTTGATGGAGATACAAAACTTGCCACCAAGAATATTCCTTCTAATGCTTTAGATAAAATAGAAGTTTTAAGAAATTACGCAGATGTTAGTCAGCTTAGTGGTGTGCAAAACAACCAAGATAGGGTTGCTATCAATATTAAATTAAAAGAAGGGAAAAAGAATTTTTGGTTTGGAGATATTACTGCAGGTTCTGGTAATGCTCCAGATGAAACATTGTATTTATTGCAACCAAAACTATTTTATTACTCTCCAAAATATACGATTAATGTTATTGGTGATGTTAATAATATGGGTGAAGTTGTTTTGTCTAGAAGAGATGTTAGAAACTTTAGTGGAGGTTTTAGAAGTCAAAGTCCTTCTAACGGAACAAACTTAAGTTTAGCAGATGCAGGAATTGGGTTTTTAACCGCAAATGCTAGAAATGCAAATAGAATAGAAACAAAACTTACTGCTTTAAATTTTAGCTATTCACCTAATAAAAAATTAGATTTAAGTGGATTTTTAATTTTTTCTAGTAATAGTAATGGACAAAAACGTATAAACGATATCGATTATTTTGATATTGCAGATGATCCTAATACATCAGCAGACGAAACTTCTATTATACCAGATGACCTTGTAGAGAATTTAACAGACCAAACTAGTAATACAGGTTTGTTTAAATTTAGTGCAAACTATAAACAAAATACAAGAAAGCAATTCAATTATGATGTTATTGGTCGTTTTTCTAATGAATTTAGAACCGATGCTGTAAATTCTAGAGTTTTAAGTGATATTAATGAAAGTGAAAGATCTACACCTTATAAAATCAATCAAAATTTTAGTTATTTCTATACTGCGAATGAAAAAAATATTTTTGCTTTAGAAGCACAACATTTGTTGCAAGATGAAGATCCTTTTTATGTAGCATCTTTAGAAAACGATTCATCAAATAATAATGATGTAGACAAAGATGGTTTTGATGATGCAGCATTTTCATTAGGTTTAGATAGAACAAATCTATTTTATAAATTAGAACAAGACAGAAAAGTTAAGTCTAATCAATTAGACGTTAAATTAGATTATTATAATATTTTAAATGATAAGAGTAATTTAAATTTTGTTTTGGGTACCATACAAAGTAAGCAGAATTTTGATTCTAAGTTTTTTCAGATTTTAGATGATGAAAGCATTGTAGATCCAACACCTACAATTCCTGGCAATACAGACCCAAGAACCACAAATGATACAGAATATACTTTTTCTGATCTTTATGCAGGGTTAAGGTATCGTTTAAAAGCGGGTATTTTTACTTTTACACCAGGTTTTACATTGCATGCCTATAATGTTAAAAATACTCAATATCAAACAGAAATATTTGAAGACAAGTTTGATAAAATTTTTCCAGAACTTTCTATAATTGCACAATTTAAACAAAGTGAAAGTTTGCGGTTTTCATACAAGCAAGAAGTTAATTTTACAGATGTTAATAAACTAGCCAGAGGTATTGTTGCTAATAGTTACAATTCTTTTTATTATGGTAATGAAGAGTTAAACAATGCTCACTTACATAATGTAAATTTAAATTATTCTAGTTTTAATCTATTTAATTATACAAATGTTTTTGCTAGAATTAATTATAAGAAAACGATAGATCAAATTAATACAAATGCAAATTTTGAACCAGCTTCTGTAGTATCTAGCAGTACATCATTAAATTCACCTTTTGATAATGAGAGTTTTTCTGCATCTGGTAGAGTTGGTAAGACGTTTAATAAAATTAAAACATCTTTAAGTGCCAATTATAGTTACAGTAAGTCGTATCAGTTTCTAAATTCAATAGAAAATACAAATAAGCTTAATTCTCAAAGCTATAATGCAAGTATTGGTACTAATTTTACAAAAGCACCAAATGTTACTTTTAACTATAGATTAAGTCTGTCTGACCAAGATAATAGTGCAAGAGCAGAGATTGTAAAAGGAGTTACAAATGCGCCTTCTATTAGTTTTGATGCTTATGTTTGGAATTCATTAACCGTTCGTTCAGATTTTTCTTTTAATGAAGTAAAACAAAATGGAAATATTGCAAATTCTTATAAAATTTTAGATTTGACTTTAGCTTACAGAAAAGATAAAGATGCCAAGTGGGAATACGAATTAGTAGGTAGTAATCTTTTGGCAACAGGTTCTACAACTAGTTTCAATTACGGTCTTACGTCAAACTCTATAAATGAAACTTTTATTTTACCAAGGTTTATTAGTCTTAGAGTAAAATATCAATTGTAA
- a CDS encoding GLPGLI family protein has product MKSLFTFILSIVSMITLGQKDFQGKATYMSKTSVDLNNFARGGEQLSDARKKQIQDRMKSQLEKTFILNFDKSSSIYKEDAKLEAPTTGGGGRGPRFGSFSSGGTKYKNTKDKVALEATEFFGKKFLVSDDMKQPQWELGAETKQIGNYLCYKATLLKDANPLDFSNFRRPRKEDDKKEKEDTEKEVEVKQVVVTAWYTPQIPVSNGPGEYWGLPGLILEINEGTTTILCTEIVLNPSEKAAIEAPSKGKKITREKYSESVTKKMEELRQNFQNRGRGGNRGGGRF; this is encoded by the coding sequence ATGAAATCGTTATTTACATTTATTCTTAGTATTGTTTCAATGATTACTTTGGGACAAAAAGATTTTCAAGGGAAAGCAACCTATATGTCTAAGACCTCTGTAGACTTAAATAACTTTGCTAGAGGCGGAGAACAGCTTTCTGATGCAAGAAAAAAACAAATTCAAGATAGAATGAAATCTCAATTAGAGAAAACATTTATTCTAAATTTTGATAAAAGTTCTTCTATTTATAAAGAAGATGCAAAATTAGAAGCACCAACAACAGGTGGAGGTGGAAGAGGTCCAAGGTTTGGAAGTTTTTCTAGTGGAGGAACAAAATATAAAAACACAAAGGATAAAGTGGCACTTGAGGCTACAGAGTTTTTTGGAAAAAAGTTTTTAGTGTCTGATGATATGAAACAACCACAATGGGAGCTAGGAGCAGAAACGAAACAAATTGGTAATTACCTTTGTTATAAAGCTACACTGCTTAAAGATGCAAATCCTTTAGATTTCTCTAATTTTAGAAGACCTAGAAAAGAGGATGATAAAAAAGAGAAAGAAGATACAGAAAAAGAGGTAGAAGTTAAACAAGTTGTAGTAACAGCTTGGTATACGCCACAAATACCAGTTAGTAACGGTCCTGGAGAATATTGGGGTTTACCGGGTTTAATATTAGAAATTAATGAAGGAACCACCACTATTTTATGTACAGAAATTGTATTGAATCCATCAGAAAAAGCAGCTATAGAAGCGCCATCAAAAGGTAAAAAAATAACAAGAGAAAAGTATTCTGAATCTGTAACTAAAAAGATGGAAGAATTAAGACAGAATTTTCAAAATAGAGGTAGAGGTGGTAATCGTGGAGGAGGACGTTTCTAA
- a CDS encoding deoxynucleoside kinase: MHVAIAGNIGAGKTTLTKLLAKHYKWKPHFESVDENPYLDDFYTEMERWSFNLQVYFLNSRFRQILELRESGKNIIQDRTIYEDAHIFAPNLHAMGLMTNRDYGNYSSLFELMENLVTPPDLLIYLRADISTLVGQIHKRGRDYENSISIDYLSRLNERYEAWISTYTKGKLLIIDVDNLDFVDNQEDLGYIIDRIDAQINGLF; encoded by the coding sequence ATGCACGTTGCAATTGCAGGAAATATTGGTGCTGGTAAAACCACACTAACCAAGTTATTAGCTAAACATTACAAATGGAAACCACATTTTGAGTCTGTTGATGAAAATCCGTATTTAGACGATTTTTATACAGAAATGGAACGTTGGTCTTTTAATTTACAAGTCTATTTTTTAAATAGTCGTTTTCGTCAAATTTTAGAATTAAGAGAATCTGGTAAAAATATTATTCAGGATAGAACAATCTATGAAGACGCCCATATTTTTGCACCCAATTTACATGCTATGGGGTTAATGACTAATAGAGACTATGGCAATTATAGTTCTTTATTTGAATTGATGGAAAACTTGGTAACACCTCCAGATTTATTAATATACTTACGTGCAGATATTTCTACCTTAGTGGGCCAAATTCACAAACGTGGTAGAGATTATGAAAACTCTATTAGTATTGACTATTTAAGCAGATTAAATGAACGTTATGAAGCTTGGATATCTACCTACACAAAAGGAAAACTACTAATAATTGATGTTGATAATCTTGATTTTGTAGACAACCAAGAAGATTTAGGCTATATTATAGACAGAATAGATGCTCAAATAAATGGGTTATTTTAA
- a CDS encoding mechanosensitive ion channel family protein — protein MTNKLLLALNSEMDFSFLQTLWNNFIDFLPQLLKGIGFLIIGWLLIKLLLYVIKKALGYTKIDSLPEKLNVDEIFGESSLKIQPTKIIITAIKWVLILVFIIVGSELLGLRMVSEQLSGLIAYLPKLISALIIFAIGIYVANLVKKALFSMFKSLELTGGNLVGNIAFYLIAIVVTVTALNQAGVNTDLITSNLSIILGAILASFTIAFGLGSRDVIKRLLFGYYTRKNIQEGDKVIVNGVEGVVGVIDNICVILITKEGKVILPIKDIVDNRIEVIN, from the coding sequence ATGACAAATAAATTACTGCTTGCACTAAATTCTGAAATGGATTTTAGTTTTCTACAAACACTTTGGAATAATTTTATAGATTTTTTACCACAATTATTAAAAGGAATTGGTTTTTTAATAATTGGATGGTTGTTAATAAAATTACTACTGTATGTTATTAAAAAAGCATTGGGTTATACCAAAATAGATAGCTTACCAGAAAAATTAAATGTTGATGAAATTTTTGGAGAATCATCATTAAAAATTCAACCAACAAAAATAATTATAACTGCTATTAAGTGGGTTTTAATCCTCGTTTTTATAATTGTAGGCTCTGAGCTATTAGGTTTAAGAATGGTTTCTGAGCAATTAAGTGGTTTAATAGCGTATTTGCCAAAACTAATTAGTGCACTTATCATTTTTGCAATAGGTATTTATGTTGCTAACCTGGTAAAAAAAGCCTTGTTTTCTATGTTTAAATCGTTAGAATTAACTGGAGGGAACTTGGTTGGTAATATTGCATTTTACTTAATTGCAATTGTAGTTACAGTAACGGCTTTAAACCAAGCAGGTGTTAATACAGATTTAATTACGAGTAATTTATCTATAATTTTGGGTGCAATTTTAGCTTCGTTTACAATTGCTTTTGGCTTAGGCTCTAGAGATGTTATAAAAAGATTATTATTTGGGTATTACACTAGAAAAAATATTCAAGAAGGGGATAAGGTTATTGTAAATGGTGTAGAAGGAGTTGTTGGAGTAATCGATAATATTTGTGTAATATTAATAACAAAAGAAGGAAAGGTAATCTTACCTATAAAAGATATAGTGGACAATCGAATTGAAGTAATCAATTGA
- a CDS encoding RNA polymerase sigma factor, with protein MKAIDVKNLSDEELVFKIVETNNTHLFAVLYDRFSKVVYNKCYGFSKNKEEAEDLTHDVFIRLFVKIKTFKGNSKFSTWLYSFTYNFCVNYVQRNDFKKKEKVTVVTDNIKEDDDLQEIDDATLFELKSEKLAKALALIDPTEKMILLMKYQDDMTIKEIKESLNIGESAVKMRIKRAKQKLVRTYEEL; from the coding sequence TTGAAAGCGATAGATGTAAAAAATTTAAGTGACGAGGAGCTAGTCTTTAAAATAGTAGAAACAAACAATACGCATTTGTTTGCTGTTTTATATGACAGGTTTTCTAAAGTTGTTTATAATAAGTGTTATGGTTTTTCTAAAAATAAGGAAGAAGCAGAAGATTTAACACATGACGTTTTTATCAGGTTATTTGTAAAAATAAAGACCTTTAAAGGTAACTCTAAGTTTTCTACTTGGTTGTATTCTTTTACCTATAATTTCTGTGTAAATTATGTACAAAGAAACGATTTTAAGAAGAAAGAAAAAGTTACGGTTGTTACAGATAATATAAAAGAAGATGATGATTTGCAAGAAATTGATGATGCAACTCTATTTGAGTTAAAATCAGAAAAATTGGCAAAAGCATTGGCTTTAATTGATCCAACAGAAAAGATGATTCTTTTAATGAAATATCAAGATGATATGACCATTAAAGAAATTAAAGAATCTTTAAATATTGGTGAAAGCGCTGTTAAAATGAGAATTAAAAGAGCGAAACAAAAACTTGTAAGAACGTATGAAGAGTTATAA
- a CDS encoding sigma-70 family RNA polymerase sigma factor, whose protein sequence is MRQLKITKQVTNRETASLDKYLQEIGKVDLITADEEVELAQLIKAGDQRALEKLTKANLRFVVSVAKQYQNQGLTLPDLINEGNLGLIKAAKRFDETRGFKFISYAVWWIRQSILQALAEQSRIVRLPLNKIGSINKINKMYAFLEQENERPPSAEEIAKKLDMTVNDVKESMKNSGRHVSMDAPLIEGEDSNLYDVLNSGESPNPDRKLLHESLRIEINRALETLTPREADVVKLYFGLGEHQPMTLEEIGETFDLTRERVRQIKEKAIRRLKHTSRSKILMTYLG, encoded by the coding sequence ATGAGACAACTTAAAATTACCAAGCAGGTTACTAATAGAGAAACTGCATCATTAGATAAATATTTACAAGAAATAGGTAAGGTAGATTTAATTACCGCTGATGAAGAAGTAGAATTGGCACAACTTATTAAAGCTGGAGACCAAAGAGCTTTAGAAAAATTAACAAAAGCCAATTTAAGATTTGTTGTATCTGTTGCAAAACAATATCAAAATCAAGGATTAACATTGCCAGATTTAATAAACGAAGGAAACTTAGGTTTAATTAAAGCAGCAAAACGTTTTGATGAAACTCGTGGTTTTAAATTTATATCTTATGCCGTTTGGTGGATTCGTCAATCTATCTTACAAGCCTTAGCAGAACAATCTAGAATAGTACGTTTACCGTTAAATAAAATTGGTTCTATCAATAAAATTAACAAAATGTACGCTTTCTTAGAGCAAGAAAATGAGCGCCCACCAAGTGCTGAAGAAATTGCTAAGAAACTAGACATGACTGTTAATGACGTAAAAGAATCTATGAAAAATTCTGGACGTCACGTATCTATGGATGCACCTTTAATTGAAGGTGAAGATTCTAACTTATACGATGTATTAAACTCTGGAGAATCTCCAAACCCAGATAGAAAATTATTACACGAATCTTTACGTATCGAGATAAACAGAGCATTAGAAACTCTAACTCCACGTGAAGCAGATGTTGTAAAATTATACTTTGGTTTAGGTGAGCACCAACCAATGACTTTAGAAGAAATTGGTGAAACTTTCGATTTAACTCGTGAGCGTGTTCGTCAAATTAAAGAAAAAGCAATTAGAAGATTAAAACACACTTCTAGATCTAAAATTTTAATGACATACTTAGGTTAA